A stretch of DNA from Bacillus sp. FJAT-45350:
ATCGCCAGCGATGAAAGAGAAAGAAGTTTTGGCAGCAGAAGTAGAATTTGAGAAAAGCCAGCTTGCTATATTACGGGACCAACAGAGAGACACGACTACAGAAGCCATTGAGACTAGTATTGAATTACAACGTAAATTACCTGTAAAGCCATTAGTCGATCAATTTTTATTAGATATTTCTCGAGCAGAAGGACTGTCAAACAGTTATATTCTTTATATAGATATAAGTGAGGGCGGAGAGTTATCTTTACGTGCTACTGAGGATGGTGTTGAAGGTGAAACTTCAACTCCTGTAGAACAGAGCGAGGGTGAAGGAGGTCAAGAAACGACTCAAGAACAACAGGTAAATGTAGATATAGAGGGCCTAAAACAAATTACCCTCAATCTATCTGTACGGGCAAATCGTTATCAAGATTTAGCTCAGTTTCTTCGAGAGCTTGATAGATTGCCGAGGATTTCTAGTATTGATTCAGTCTCTTTTATAGGTCATGATGAACAGATAATGGTAGATGATGTCCATGATAGCTTAGAGTTTAATGTGACAGTCTCTACTTATTTTTATCCAGAATTACTAGAACTAGGGGAAGAAGGACCGAAAGTCGATTACCCTCGACCAAGTAATAAAGATAACCCGCTATATTCTAATTAATCGTTTGTCTTGTTTTTAAAAACTCTTATAAGGGAGGGAGTAGATTTAATGAAAAAGCTCATTATCGGGTTACTCGTAGTACTTATGATGTTCCCTATGTCTTATTCTGTTGGAGCTTATATGCCGATAACAGTGTATGTAGGTGATAAGAAGCTTAATTTCAATAACGACCCTATCGTTAGAAATGGTGTAACATTAGTTGAGTTTCGAACGATATTTGAAAGTCTTGGAATGTCAGTCAATTGGGACAAAAAAAGTTCAACTGTTACTGGAAAAAGTGGGAACACGACAATAAGGTTTACAGTTGGTAGTCAATATGCATTTGTCAATTCTAACCCAGTGAGGTTAGACGTACCCTCAAGAATAATGAATGGAAGAACGCTTGTACCTCTACGATTTGTTGGAGAAACGGTAGGTAAGCAAGTAACATGGGATGGAACAACAAGAACGATCTTTATTTTAGACCGTGGTTATGAATATCATAATAATGTAAATAATGATTTACTTACGATCGAGCAATTGAGAGGAAGTACATTTGAATTAAGAAACAAAGAGTTGGAAAGAGTCGGAAATGCTGTATGGAGACAGCTTGTACTAGAAAGAGGAAAAGTAGACGGATTGGCGATTAGGAACTTTGAACAGTATTTTAACACGTTCTTTATAAACGACCAAGAAAAAAAGGTAGAGTTAAGAAATAGCGATGAGAATGGTGTTTTTAGAAATTTACAAGTGAAAGTAAATCCAAATCCAAATGCAAGAAACTACATTCATGTTGTTGACGAAAACACGTTTGAATATCACTTACTTTGGACGTACGAAGGTAATTTAGTTAGTAATGATAGGCTTCTAAAAGGACAGCATTCATTTAAAGTCACCTTCCAAAGAGATGATGGTAGATATAAAGTTCAATCTTATACTCCGTTAGGATAATTGGGACTAGAAGTAAAAGGATACCTCATATGTAATCACATATTGAGGTATCCTTTTTTGCATTCCATTAAGTAATATTAACTATCATTAAGATCCTCTAAACAGTCCAAATAGTAATGAAATCACAAAAAGTACAAGGAATATATAAAAGATGATTTTCGCAATTTCAATAGCTGCTCCTGCAATACCAATAAAGCCAAAGAATGCAGCAATAACCGCAATAATAAAGAAGGCGAGTGCCCAGCCTAACATAATAATCCTCTCCTTTCATTGATATATTTATTGAATACCCTTCAACATGGCATATAAACGTTAGGGTTACTGGGGTAAAAACTTTGATTAGGTATTCTTATATTGATTAAGACTGAAAATGTTTGCTATGTTATAATATTGGAAATAATTATGTAGGAAAAGTCTATTGAAGTTAGTGGTGATAAAGTGAGTAAAGTTGAAAAATATGGATTAAGCAAAGAAGTTTTTTACGTTCTTA
This window harbors:
- a CDS encoding DUF1328 domain-containing protein; translation: MLGWALAFFIIAVIAAFFGFIGIAGAAIEIAKIIFYIFLVLFVISLLFGLFRGS
- the pilO gene encoding type 4a pilus biogenesis protein PilO translates to MNLSFSKKHIIILGVAIFLLIASAFFFFSQYISPAMKEKEVLAAEVEFEKSQLAILRDQQRDTTTEAIETSIELQRKLPVKPLVDQFLLDISRAEGLSNSYILYIDISEGGELSLRATEDGVEGETSTPVEQSEGEGGQETTQEQQVNVDIEGLKQITLNLSVRANRYQDLAQFLRELDRLPRISSIDSVSFIGHDEQIMVDDVHDSLEFNVTVSTYFYPELLELGEEGPKVDYPRPSNKDNPLYSN
- a CDS encoding copper amine oxidase N-terminal domain-containing protein, producing the protein MKKLIIGLLVVLMMFPMSYSVGAYMPITVYVGDKKLNFNNDPIVRNGVTLVEFRTIFESLGMSVNWDKKSSTVTGKSGNTTIRFTVGSQYAFVNSNPVRLDVPSRIMNGRTLVPLRFVGETVGKQVTWDGTTRTIFILDRGYEYHNNVNNDLLTIEQLRGSTFELRNKELERVGNAVWRQLVLERGKVDGLAIRNFEQYFNTFFINDQEKKVELRNSDENGVFRNLQVKVNPNPNARNYIHVVDENTFEYHLLWTYEGNLVSNDRLLKGQHSFKVTFQRDDGRYKVQSYTPLG